Proteins from one Sandaracinaceae bacterium genomic window:
- a CDS encoding type II toxin-antitoxin system RelE/ParE family toxin has protein sequence MTFYVSEGAKQAAIGSIDALESAYAHIARHSATGSARYAHELDVAGLRSWPLGRFPYLVFYVERADHVDVWRVLHAERNIPDWMREPEVT, from the coding sequence CTGACGTTCTATGTAAGCGAGGGTGCGAAGCAAGCCGCGATCGGCTCGATCGATGCGTTGGAGAGCGCCTACGCCCACATCGCGCGTCACTCCGCCACGGGCTCCGCTCGCTACGCGCACGAGCTCGACGTGGCAGGCCTGCGCAGCTGGCCACTCGGCCGCTTCCCCTACCTCGTGTTCTACGTGGAGCGGGCGGACCATGTGGACGTGTGGCGCGTGCTGCACGCTGAACGGAACATTCCGGACTGGATGCGCGAGCCTGAGGTGACCTGA
- a CDS encoding glutathione S-transferase: MDLRATPPTVYVMDISYFSGKVEAYLRYQEVPYRRVEASLAPLILEVGRATGVMQVPAIRLADGRWLRESSAMLRWFEEQHGMVPVVPRDPAQAFLARLIEDYCDEWLWRPAMWWRWMPEESSRHVGERIAREVLHELPLPTRAVARAFAARQRQAWLGGDGMHRGVSDAVRDMYFEELRTLTGLLEERLFLLGGRPSLVDFGYFGPMFRHFYCDPDSGRVMRREAPLVHAWVERVWAARASALGDVPHASAPIEGAAFDPLLRRIGERYLLYLRRNAEARRAGEASFDLPLDFGTLRGVRTHAFRCACRNQLRADLLALPEPARDHVERVMAPHGGLGALTDLPPVPSGTEEPLRLPMAPRELPPAPLVARMVASMLGREPARD; the protein is encoded by the coding sequence ATGGACCTGCGAGCGACCCCACCCACCGTCTACGTCATGGACATCTCCTACTTCAGCGGGAAGGTGGAGGCCTACCTGCGCTACCAGGAGGTGCCGTACCGGCGCGTGGAAGCGAGCCTCGCGCCGCTGATCCTCGAGGTGGGACGCGCGACCGGCGTGATGCAGGTGCCCGCCATCCGCCTGGCCGACGGTCGCTGGCTGCGCGAGTCGAGCGCGATGCTGCGCTGGTTCGAAGAGCAGCACGGCATGGTGCCCGTGGTCCCGCGCGACCCGGCGCAAGCGTTCTTGGCGCGCCTCATCGAGGACTACTGCGACGAGTGGCTGTGGCGCCCGGCGATGTGGTGGCGCTGGATGCCGGAGGAGTCGTCGCGCCACGTGGGTGAGCGCATCGCCCGCGAGGTGCTGCACGAGCTGCCGCTGCCCACGCGGGCGGTGGCGCGCGCGTTCGCCGCCCGGCAGCGCCAGGCGTGGCTCGGCGGCGATGGCATGCACCGGGGCGTGAGCGACGCGGTGCGCGACATGTACTTCGAGGAGCTGCGCACGCTCACCGGGCTGCTCGAGGAGCGCCTGTTCCTGCTGGGCGGTCGCCCCAGCCTCGTGGACTTCGGCTACTTCGGGCCCATGTTCCGGCACTTCTACTGCGACCCCGACTCGGGCCGCGTCATGCGCCGGGAGGCACCGCTGGTGCACGCGTGGGTGGAGCGCGTGTGGGCCGCGCGCGCCAGCGCCCTGGGCGATGTCCCGCACGCGAGCGCGCCCATCGAGGGCGCTGCCTTCGACCCGCTGCTGCGCCGCATCGGTGAGCGCTACCTGTTGTATCTCCGCCGCAACGCCGAGGCGCGCCGCGCGGGCGAGGCCTCGTTCGACCTGCCCCTCGACTTCGGCACGCTGCGCGGGGTGCGCACGCACGCCTTCCGTTGCGCGTGTCGCAACCAACTGCGCGCGGACCTCCTGGCGCTGCCGGAGCCTGCGCGTGATCACGTGGAGCGCGTCATGGCGCCCCACGGCGGGCTGGGCGCGCTGACCGATCTGCCCCCGGTGCCGTCGGGCACCGAAGAGCCGCTGCGCTTGCCCATGGCACCGCGGGAGCTTCCGCCCGCCCCGCTGGTGGCCCGGATGGTGGCGTCGATGCTCGGCCGCGAGCCCGCGCGCGACTGA
- a CDS encoding ATP-binding cassette domain-containing protein, whose protein sequence is MTHTPDTSDSAVPEVLASERIAQEGPAKARGVRRIGRLFSLLRPHWPRFLLATVALLLGASIGLVYPQAVRFAIDEGVRGGSREVMHQVGAGLLVLFVVQAGMTWFRHYMMSWLGERAVADMRRKVFDSLLLQDATFFHSRRTGELVGRLAGDVAIIEGVVGSELSMAMRHSVQLLGGLVLLFVENAKLAMVMLAVIPPLTVAVVLFGRRIRAMSRAVQDRLAETNARVQESLGAITTVQAFGREAHESTAYGETVEHAFVDSLSLARWRASFMSVATLSGFLAIGVIVWLGGLMVADGSLSAGSLTAFMLYTGVVAVALGSLVSIWAALQRAAGATERLFALIDLVPLIREPATQRPLPESASARGAVRFEGVSYRYPTRPDQPVLVNVSIDVAPGTSLALVGPSGAGKSTLTALVPRFYDVDAGTVRVAGVDVRELALHDLRDLIAIVPQEPVLFSGTIAENIAYGREGVTRAQVEAAARDANAHDFILGFPDGYETLVGERGVQLSGGQRQRVAIARAIVKDPRILILDEATSSLDAESERLVQAALERLMQGRTTLVIAHRLSTVRNADRICVLEAGRVAEEGTHDQLMARGGVYSRLVLHQLS, encoded by the coding sequence TTGACCCACACCCCTGACACGTCTGACTCGGCTGTGCCGGAGGTGCTCGCGTCCGAGCGTATTGCCCAGGAGGGGCCCGCCAAGGCGCGTGGCGTGCGGCGCATCGGCCGGCTGTTCTCGTTGCTGCGGCCGCACTGGCCGCGCTTCCTGCTCGCGACCGTGGCGCTGCTGCTGGGGGCCAGCATTGGGCTGGTGTATCCGCAGGCGGTGCGCTTCGCGATCGACGAGGGGGTGCGCGGCGGCTCGCGCGAAGTGATGCACCAGGTGGGCGCGGGGCTGCTGGTGCTGTTCGTGGTGCAGGCCGGCATGACGTGGTTCCGCCACTACATGATGAGCTGGCTGGGCGAGCGCGCGGTGGCCGACATGCGGCGCAAGGTGTTCGACAGCCTGCTGCTGCAGGACGCCACGTTCTTCCACTCGCGCCGCACGGGTGAGCTGGTGGGGCGGCTCGCGGGCGACGTGGCCATCATCGAGGGCGTGGTGGGCTCCGAGCTGAGCATGGCCATGCGCCACTCGGTGCAGCTGCTGGGTGGGCTGGTGCTGCTGTTCGTGGAGAACGCCAAGCTGGCCATGGTGATGCTGGCGGTGATCCCGCCGTTGACCGTGGCGGTGGTGCTCTTCGGGCGGCGCATCCGCGCCATGAGCCGCGCCGTGCAGGACCGCCTGGCCGAGACCAACGCGCGCGTGCAGGAGTCGCTCGGCGCCATCACCACGGTGCAGGCCTTCGGGCGCGAGGCCCACGAGTCCACCGCGTATGGCGAGACGGTGGAGCACGCCTTCGTGGACTCGCTCAGCCTCGCGCGCTGGCGTGCGTCGTTCATGTCGGTGGCCACGCTCTCTGGCTTCTTGGCCATCGGCGTCATCGTGTGGCTGGGCGGCCTCATGGTGGCGGACGGCTCGCTCAGCGCCGGCAGCCTCACGGCCTTCATGCTGTACACCGGTGTGGTGGCCGTGGCGCTCGGCAGCCTGGTCAGCATCTGGGCGGCGCTGCAGCGCGCGGCCGGGGCCACCGAGCGGCTGTTCGCGCTCATCGATCTGGTGCCCTTGATCCGCGAACCGGCCACGCAGCGCCCCCTGCCCGAGAGCGCGTCCGCGCGCGGCGCCGTGCGCTTCGAGGGTGTGTCGTATCGCTACCCCACGCGCCCCGACCAGCCCGTGCTGGTGAACGTGAGCATCGACGTGGCGCCCGGCACCAGCCTGGCGCTGGTGGGCCCGAGCGGCGCGGGCAAGAGCACGCTCACCGCGCTGGTGCCGCGCTTCTACGACGTGGACGCAGGCACCGTGCGCGTGGCTGGGGTAGACGTGCGCGAGCTGGCACTCCACGACCTGCGCGACCTGATCGCCATCGTGCCGCAGGAGCCCGTGCTCTTCTCCGGCACCATCGCCGAGAACATCGCCTATGGGCGCGAGGGCGTGACCCGCGCCCAGGTGGAGGCGGCGGCCCGCGACGCCAACGCGCACGACTTCATCCTGGGCTTCCCCGACGGGTACGAGACCCTGGTGGGCGAGCGCGGCGTGCAGCTCTCGGGCGGCCAGCGGCAGCGCGTGGCCATCGCGCGCGCCATCGTGAAGGACCCCCGCATCCTGATCCTGGACGAGGCCACCAGCAGCCTCGACGCCGAGAGCGAGCGCCTGGTGCAGGCCGCCCTCGAGCGTCTGATGCAGGGCCGCACCACGCTGGTGATCGCGCACCGCCTCAGCACCGTGCGCAACGCAGACCGCATCTGTGTGCTGGAGGCCGGGCGCGTGGCCGAAGAGGGCACGCACGACCAGCTGATGGCGCGCGGCGGGGTGTACAGCCGCTTGGTGCTCCACCAGCTGAGCTGA
- a CDS encoding DEAD/DEAH box helicase, which yields MSPTTPSLKEVANVWKRPANRERLGLPVDVVASMLGNPQLSSALGYMARRLELSDMASFFAHPRITEAFGRDPGDIDTRRLLAALHELGETEELFVTRLDARLPADVVVARPAADADSVNAWIAEHGLDRLLDSPLAVLVDRVAGSTSLKSNLASSSAMTLRELRNMRPTERRFRIDELAVLQSAAIDWLRETVEARRLRAWREELWETRPEDARLRILGTRLKDLRRELLRQLPGKTSLPPRDAVLELEEEPPALRLESRANTFAPRGTRVLFIDFEDSPLRVECRCMGPGAPPCEHVLHVVDYALDLVHDPYSLLRPALGRLIAVPSWTRLLTRLESHVPALLAGPSAERVVFRVAPDERESVTLALQKRGKRGYSAGRRIAAEKLLEQAPEAIAPEDRAAVAAVREFELETRRSPHLLDTHAVLPLLAGHPRVYRLDDPEVRVDVVSVPLTIALELVPAGARVAIRVGTKSIEPSTRVPTVFVHDDAAQRRVAVAEVPPSLREIVLAAAAHPAVIPEEAFDRVIAVLLRLQSDALDVRLPEKMRGRAVPAHARLVARLEPTGDESLRVTFLCRPAPGGPAFSPGRGPAFSIGADESGRLHVRRDLEAERTAADAARERFKLDHARADAEYTFRLDRLDESLDLLERLRDASETVDVEWPKEAMPWELRGGVTAATLHVRVQRAEEWFAVGGDVTVDGETIPLQALLDAIRAGRRFVRVSGRRFARIEAQLRARLEEIDATVFQDHHQLAIGGAALTRLADALQAEGFEADEASLAMIQAGRVAKDFEPTVPPELNATLRDYQAEGYAWMSRLATWGVGGVLADEMGLGKTVQTIALLLARVDQGPALVVAPTSVTSNWESELKRFAPTLVPIMYRGARRAKLLEELEPNQVLITSYDTLARDVELMGDTRFGVLVVDEAQAIKNARTQRAKSVRSVNAQVRVALTGTPVENHLGELYSLMRVVNPGLLGTWSHFRERYALPIERDDDSRQREALRETLRPFILRRTKRAVAPELPPRTEVIHSVELSPEERALYEAERSDALRHLADDEGQRFELLAALTRLRRMACHPRLVHPDSPVPGSKLAAFMRLARELREEDHRALVFSQFTSHLAIVREALELARIPSLYLDGATPQPERARLVDDYQQGQVPFFLISLKAGGTGLNLTAADYVIHLDPWWNPAAEDQASDRAHRIGQERPVTVVRLVAQDTIEESVLALHARKRDLAESLLEGANVAGKLSTVELHELIAGQPRT from the coding sequence ATGTCTCCCACCACGCCTAGCCTGAAGGAGGTCGCCAACGTCTGGAAGCGGCCCGCCAACCGGGAGCGTCTCGGGCTGCCGGTCGACGTGGTGGCGTCCATGCTGGGCAATCCCCAGCTGTCGAGCGCCCTCGGCTACATGGCGCGGCGCCTCGAGCTGAGCGACATGGCGTCGTTCTTCGCGCATCCGCGCATCACGGAGGCCTTCGGGCGTGACCCGGGGGACATCGACACGCGTCGCCTGCTGGCCGCGCTGCACGAGCTGGGCGAGACCGAGGAGCTGTTCGTCACGCGCCTCGATGCACGCCTGCCCGCCGACGTGGTGGTCGCGCGGCCGGCCGCCGATGCCGACTCCGTGAACGCGTGGATCGCGGAGCACGGCCTCGATCGCCTGCTGGACAGCCCGCTCGCCGTGCTGGTGGACCGCGTGGCGGGCTCCACGTCCCTCAAGAGCAACCTGGCCAGCTCGTCGGCCATGACGCTGCGCGAGCTGCGCAACATGCGCCCCACGGAGCGCCGCTTCCGCATCGACGAACTCGCCGTGCTGCAGTCGGCGGCCATCGACTGGCTGCGCGAGACGGTGGAGGCGCGCCGGCTGCGGGCGTGGCGCGAGGAGCTGTGGGAGACGCGCCCCGAGGACGCCCGCCTGCGCATCCTGGGCACGCGCCTCAAGGACCTGCGCCGCGAGCTGCTGCGCCAGCTGCCGGGCAAGACCAGCCTGCCGCCGCGTGACGCGGTGCTGGAGCTGGAAGAAGAGCCGCCTGCGCTGCGCCTCGAGTCCCGCGCCAACACGTTCGCGCCGCGTGGCACGCGCGTGCTGTTCATCGACTTCGAGGACTCCCCGCTGCGCGTGGAGTGCCGCTGCATGGGGCCGGGCGCGCCTCCCTGTGAGCACGTGCTGCACGTGGTGGACTACGCCCTCGACCTGGTGCACGACCCGTACTCGCTGCTGCGCCCGGCGCTCGGTCGCTTGATCGCGGTTCCCAGCTGGACGCGCTTGCTCACGCGCCTCGAGTCGCACGTGCCCGCGCTGCTGGCCGGTCCCAGCGCCGAGCGCGTGGTGTTCCGCGTGGCTCCGGACGAGCGCGAGTCGGTCACGCTGGCGCTGCAGAAGCGCGGCAAGCGCGGCTACTCGGCGGGCCGTCGCATCGCGGCCGAGAAGCTGCTGGAGCAAGCGCCCGAGGCCATCGCGCCCGAAGACCGCGCGGCCGTGGCTGCCGTGCGCGAGTTCGAGCTGGAGACCCGTCGCTCGCCGCACCTGCTGGACACGCACGCCGTGCTGCCGCTCCTGGCGGGGCACCCGCGTGTCTACCGCCTGGACGACCCGGAAGTGCGCGTGGACGTGGTGTCCGTGCCGCTCACCATCGCGCTCGAGCTGGTGCCCGCTGGCGCCCGCGTGGCCATCCGCGTGGGCACCAAGAGCATCGAGCCCAGCACGCGCGTGCCCACCGTGTTCGTGCACGACGACGCGGCGCAGCGGCGCGTGGCCGTGGCCGAGGTGCCCCCCAGCCTGCGCGAGATCGTGCTGGCCGCGGCGGCGCACCCGGCGGTCATCCCCGAAGAGGCGTTCGACCGCGTCATCGCCGTGCTGCTGCGCTTGCAGAGCGACGCGCTGGACGTGCGCCTGCCCGAGAAGATGCGCGGCCGCGCGGTGCCTGCGCATGCGCGCCTGGTGGCCCGGCTCGAGCCCACCGGCGACGAGTCGCTGCGCGTCACCTTCCTGTGTCGGCCTGCGCCCGGTGGCCCTGCGTTCTCGCCCGGCCGTGGGCCCGCGTTCAGCATCGGCGCCGACGAGAGCGGGCGGCTCCACGTGCGCCGCGACCTCGAGGCCGAGCGCACGGCGGCCGACGCCGCGCGCGAGCGCTTCAAGCTGGACCACGCGCGCGCCGACGCCGAGTACACGTTCCGTCTCGACCGCTTGGACGAGTCCCTGGATCTCTTGGAGCGCCTGCGCGACGCGAGCGAGACCGTGGACGTGGAGTGGCCCAAGGAGGCCATGCCCTGGGAGCTGCGCGGCGGCGTCACGGCGGCCACCCTGCACGTGCGCGTGCAGCGCGCCGAAGAGTGGTTCGCGGTCGGCGGCGACGTCACTGTGGATGGCGAGACCATCCCGCTGCAGGCGCTCTTGGACGCCATCCGCGCCGGCCGCCGCTTCGTGCGCGTGTCGGGTCGCCGCTTCGCGCGCATCGAGGCCCAGCTCCGCGCGCGGCTCGAAGAGATCGACGCCACCGTCTTCCAGGACCACCACCAGCTGGCCATCGGCGGCGCCGCGCTCACGCGCCTGGCCGACGCGCTCCAGGCCGAGGGCTTCGAGGCCGACGAAGCCTCGCTCGCCATGATCCAGGCGGGCCGCGTGGCCAAGGACTTCGAGCCCACGGTGCCGCCGGAGCTGAACGCCACGCTGCGCGACTACCAGGCCGAGGGCTACGCGTGGATGTCGCGCCTGGCCACCTGGGGCGTGGGCGGCGTGCTGGCCGACGAGATGGGCCTCGGCAAGACGGTCCAGACCATCGCGCTCTTGCTGGCGCGCGTGGACCAGGGCCCCGCGCTCGTGGTGGCGCCCACCTCGGTCACGTCCAATTGGGAGTCCGAGCTCAAGCGCTTTGCGCCCACGCTCGTGCCCATCATGTACCGCGGCGCTCGGCGCGCGAAGCTGCTGGAAGAGCTCGAGCCCAACCAGGTGCTCATCACCAGCTACGACACCCTCGCGCGTGACGTGGAGCTGATGGGCGACACCCGCTTCGGGGTGCTGGTGGTCGACGAAGCGCAGGCCATCAAGAACGCCCGCACCCAGCGCGCCAAGTCGGTGCGCTCGGTCAACGCGCAGGTGCGCGTGGCGCTCACGGGCACGCCCGTGGAGAACCACCTCGGCGAGCTCTACAGCCTCATGCGCGTGGTGAACCCGGGCTTGCTCGGCACGTGGTCGCACTTCCGCGAGCGCTACGCGCTGCCCATCGAGCGCGACGACGACTCGCGCCAGCGCGAGGCCCTGCGCGAGACGCTGCGGCCGTTCATCCTGCGCCGCACCAAGCGCGCCGTGGCGCCCGAGCTGCCGCCGCGCACGGAGGTCATTCACAGTGTGGAGCTGTCGCCCGAGGAGCGCGCGCTCTACGAGGCCGAGCGCAGCGACGCCCTGCGCCACCTGGCCGACGACGAAGGTCAGCGCTTCGAGCTGCTGGCCGCGCTCACGCGCCTGCGCCGCATGGCCTGTCACCCGCGCCTGGTGCACCCGGACTCGCCGGTGCCGGGGTCCAAGCTGGCCGCGTTCATGCGCCTGGCCCGCGAGCTTCGCGAAGAGGACCACCGTGCGCTCGTGTTCAGCCAGTTCACGTCGCACTTGGCCATCGTGCGCGAGGCCCTCGAGCTGGCGCGCATCCCCTCGCTGTATCTCGACGGCGCCACGCCGCAGCCCGAGCGCGCGCGCCTGGTGGACGACTACCAGCAGGGGCAGGTGCCCTTCTTCCTCATCTCGCTCAAGGCGGGCGGCACCGGGTTGAACCTCACGGCGGCGGACTACGTCATCCACCTGGACCCGTGGTGGAACCCGGCCGCCGAAGACCAGGCCAGCGACCGCGCGCACCGCATCGGGCAGGAGCGGCCCGTGACCGTGGTGCGCCTGGTGGCGCAGGACACCATCGAGGAGAGCGTGCTGGCGCTGCACGCGCGCAAGCGCGACCTGGCGGAGAGCCTGCTCGAGGGCGCCAACGTGGCCGGCAAGCTCAGCACCGTGGAGCTGCACGAGCTCATCGCGGGGCAGCCGCGCACATGA
- a CDS encoding RecX family transcriptional regulator codes for MTPRAKRPPKRVTPAYLKNVALHYLEQRSSSRSNLRRLLVRRVDRSLAEHGGERDEHVGWVDALLDELVRLQLLDDATYAAQRARSFSRMGNGSRKIRAKLAEKGVPSVLVDAALAQLQGDGPSPDLVAACRFARSRKLGPFRRDAHEPRDREARQKELAKLGRAGFSYEIAIRVIDCESAEMIDEMMTTVDA; via the coding sequence ATGACCCCGCGGGCCAAGCGGCCTCCGAAGCGGGTCACGCCGGCGTACTTGAAGAACGTGGCGCTCCACTACTTGGAGCAGCGCAGCAGCAGCCGGTCCAACCTGCGGCGCCTGCTGGTGCGCCGCGTGGACCGCAGCCTGGCCGAGCACGGCGGCGAGCGCGACGAGCACGTGGGCTGGGTGGACGCGCTGCTGGACGAGCTGGTCCGCCTGCAGCTGCTGGATGACGCCACCTACGCCGCTCAGCGCGCCCGGAGCTTCTCGCGCATGGGCAACGGCTCACGCAAGATCCGGGCAAAACTGGCCGAAAAGGGCGTCCCCTCGGTGCTGGTGGATGCCGCCCTCGCTCAGCTGCAGGGGGACGGACCGTCACCCGATCTGGTGGCGGCCTGCCGCTTCGCCCGGAGCCGCAAGCTCGGCCCCTTTCGGCGCGACGCCCACGAACCCCGTGACCGCGAGGCCCGGCAGAAGGAGCTCGCCAAGCTGGGTCGTGCGGGCTTCTCTTACGAAATTGCAATTCGCGTCATCGATTGTGAATCTGCTGAAATGATTGATGAAATGATGACAACGGTCGACGCCTGA
- a CDS encoding YheU family protein, whose translation MQHPHDESQEPRESHEAILIPWQRLSEDALVGVIEEFITREGTDYGHQEATLDDKRAAIMRQLRERRAVIEFDPESETCTLRTAR comes from the coding sequence ATGCAACACCCACACGACGAGTCCCAGGAGCCCCGCGAGTCCCACGAGGCCATCCTCATCCCTTGGCAGCGACTCAGCGAAGACGCCCTCGTCGGCGTCATCGAGGAGTTCATCACCCGCGAGGGCACCGACTACGGCCACCAAGAGGCCACGCTCGACGACAAGCGCGCGGCCATCATGCGGCAGCTGCGCGAGCGCCGGGCGGTCATCGAGTTCGACCCCGAGAGCGAGACCTGCACGCTGCGCACCGCCCGCTGA
- a CDS encoding SRPBCC family protein, which produces MPHPGWARALGVLALLALNTVHAGARAQAPASPIGADVARLRALLPAEREVLMPHLDDGPVMLTEFSNEQTELPAITLMARIHAPAALVADVVSHPENYGAFMPALDEVEVRTRQGLQVAYSWHWTVAIFTLRGDNVMTVYPGHPTRGHLIEVTSTNGDLGVGRFLFRIYPETPDSCVLVFATRIDMRDANYLSQQMASGGNSVNRTINIALSMTMLLATMDEAQRRHGYTAPAPTPRPLARPTFDDINRYAALLGRGDLVFLHLEGNTLHGVSSLARSGTSVERMRRIMLSPEEFGESLMEGSRSATIDVTERGTRFSWVIPVPLVSVGGEMVLRETEPGGAVEVDGLSGSLESARFRFDTHAFPWREAAIIGWSAFDPGETTRLIRRVIDGNPYFSHGLVAAVQVMIIRSLRTRSQRMAQ; this is translated from the coding sequence GTGCCCCATCCGGGGTGGGCGCGCGCGCTCGGCGTGTTGGCGCTGCTGGCGCTGAACACAGTCCATGCTGGGGCTCGGGCCCAGGCACCGGCCAGCCCCATCGGCGCGGACGTGGCGCGCCTGCGTGCGCTGCTGCCGGCCGAGCGCGAGGTGCTGATGCCGCACCTGGACGACGGCCCGGTGATGCTCACCGAGTTCAGCAACGAGCAGACCGAGCTGCCCGCCATCACCCTGATGGCGCGCATCCACGCCCCCGCAGCCCTGGTCGCCGACGTGGTCAGCCACCCCGAGAACTACGGCGCGTTCATGCCCGCCCTCGACGAAGTGGAGGTGCGCACGCGGCAGGGCTTGCAGGTGGCGTACAGCTGGCACTGGACCGTGGCCATCTTCACGCTGCGCGGCGACAACGTGATGACGGTCTACCCGGGGCACCCCACGCGTGGGCACCTGATCGAGGTGACCAGCACCAACGGGGACCTGGGCGTGGGGCGCTTCCTGTTCCGCATCTACCCGGAGACGCCGGACTCGTGCGTGCTGGTCTTCGCCACCCGCATCGACATGCGTGACGCCAACTACCTCAGCCAGCAGATGGCGTCGGGGGGCAACAGCGTCAACCGCACCATCAACATCGCGCTCTCCATGACCATGCTGCTGGCCACCATGGACGAGGCCCAGCGGCGCCACGGCTACACCGCGCCCGCGCCCACGCCGCGTCCGCTCGCGCGCCCGACGTTCGACGACATCAACCGCTATGCGGCCCTGCTGGGCCGTGGCGACCTGGTGTTCCTGCACCTCGAGGGCAACACGCTGCACGGCGTCTCTTCGCTCGCGCGGAGCGGCACTTCGGTAGAGCGCATGCGCCGCATCATGCTGTCGCCCGAAGAATTCGGGGAGTCGCTGATGGAGGGCAGCCGCTCTGCCACCATCGACGTCACGGAGCGTGGCACACGCTTCAGCTGGGTGATCCCCGTGCCCCTCGTGAGCGTGGGCGGCGAGATGGTGCTGCGCGAGACCGAGCCGGGCGGAGCCGTCGAAGTGGACGGCCTGAGCGGTAGCCTCGAGAGCGCGCGCTTCCGCTTCGACACGCACGCCTTTCCGTGGCGCGAGGCAGCCATCATCGGCTGGTCCGCCTTCGACCCGGGCGAGACCACCCGCCTGATTCGGCGCGTGATCGACGGCAACCCCTACTTCAGCCATGGGCTGGTGGCCGCCGTGCAGGTCATGATCATCCGCTCCCTGCGCACCCGCTCGCAGCGGATGGCGCAGTAG
- a CDS encoding response regulator transcription factor → MSSTPTDAALILVDPERTTRAFVGKALRRAGYLVEETDSADAALELFEALPQARLVVVDADVLAEADLAGRLRASGRPLYIIAVTRQGARDDTLDALDAGADDTVSRPVDHMELVGRLKTGLRTLEQLAPRRVIEALEEVLDSGETGELTLRSGGVFGRAHIVEGRLAWVQLSSNPVSLPELVGPSVPAEDLRAVLDDCRSSGRNFCTVLVEWGLAEEAALRQQLARWLRARLDNLEAMKRAEAVFVPSAQRYPKEFTYSLAELGLEHHAASSRPPVTDTDFDVSLDGITGMWSTPNWLTSLSDLVHGALALSGVTGAAVLHAPTGQTLSRDGTTLDRDVLGTLLRAWGSSPEGDALEWLTLRSTASAHHLMDLPGHPGCLLAVRIQRSEEGPTLHADLEALRTR, encoded by the coding sequence GTGAGCAGCACCCCGACGGACGCCGCGCTGATCCTGGTCGACCCCGAGCGCACCACGCGAGCGTTCGTGGGCAAGGCCTTGCGGCGCGCCGGCTACCTGGTGGAGGAGACCGACTCGGCGGACGCGGCGCTCGAGCTCTTCGAGGCGCTCCCGCAAGCGCGCCTGGTGGTGGTGGACGCGGACGTCCTGGCCGAGGCCGACCTGGCCGGCCGGCTGCGCGCCTCGGGTCGCCCGCTCTACATCATCGCGGTCACCCGGCAGGGCGCCCGCGACGACACGCTGGACGCTCTCGACGCCGGCGCGGACGACACGGTGAGCCGGCCGGTAGACCACATGGAGCTGGTGGGCCGCCTCAAGACCGGCCTGCGCACGCTAGAGCAGCTGGCGCCACGCCGCGTCATCGAGGCCCTCGAGGAGGTGCTCGACAGCGGAGAGACGGGCGAGCTGACGCTGCGCTCCGGGGGGGTGTTCGGGCGCGCCCACATCGTGGAGGGTCGCCTCGCGTGGGTGCAGCTCTCGTCCAACCCGGTGTCGCTGCCGGAGCTGGTGGGGCCCAGCGTACCCGCCGAGGATCTGCGGGCGGTGCTCGATGACTGCCGGTCGAGTGGCCGTAACTTCTGCACCGTGTTGGTGGAGTGGGGCCTCGCCGAGGAGGCGGCGCTGAGGCAGCAGCTCGCGCGCTGGCTGCGGGCTCGGCTCGACAACCTCGAAGCCATGAAGCGAGCCGAGGCGGTCTTCGTCCCCAGTGCGCAGCGCTACCCCAAGGAGTTCACCTACTCGCTGGCCGAGCTGGGGCTCGAGCATCACGCGGCGAGCAGCCGGCCACCGGTCACGGACACCGACTTCGACGTGTCGCTCGATGGGATCACCGGCATGTGGTCCACGCCGAACTGGCTCACGAGCCTGAGCGACCTGGTGCACGGCGCGCTCGCGCTGTCGGGCGTGACGGGCGCGGCCGTGCTGCACGCGCCCACGGGGCAGACGCTGTCCCGAGACGGCACCACGCTGGACCGCGACGTGCTGGGCACCCTGCTGCGCGCCTGGGGGAGCTCGCCGGAGGGCGACGCGCTCGAGTGGCTGACGCTTCGCAGCACCGCCAGCGCCCACCACCTGATGGACTTGCCGGGGCACCCTGGCTGCCTCCTGGCAGTACGTATCCAGCGGTCGGAGGAGGGACCAACGCTTCACGCCGACCTCGAAGCGCTGCGGACCCGCTGA